In Populus nigra chromosome 10, ddPopNigr1.1, whole genome shotgun sequence, the following proteins share a genomic window:
- the LOC133705315 gene encoding uncharacterized protein LOC133705315: MGAGRKTRTLHFKEKSVSQTSVNSSITARNLRKSDLAGVIFGCKNNTIRECFSKQLFGIPGSHYPYVKKIDPGLPLFLFNYSDRKLHGIFEATSHGGWNIDPNAWTEDGSGITPYSAQVRIRVQMQCQPLVEDQFSPIIAENYYRPNLFWFELDQEQTNKFISKFSSSLVIASTKDMHNWNYLPCDPNARQENDYMDKFNDFKESTTTSSLPLKPWSALFKFETCPDTRAMTEKENAESSNVNLTNLDTSIADHIGVETCIDSTIKKKSLSALFTKSIDPGASEMTAEDNNESSDASVGNVENLDANKLSITTCMATAFPEKPWSTWCESENRSDAREVMEVGSDGENSEVDSQERKNSEMESLYLRSVLAKLSIELEDLKSSQSSQVPKISYLEHELVDYESFTTLSKPLLEVDANLCSVKIPFFSPKLSSTLLHFGVFVLVQSRNEIKQLKDRCKMLEYVSFPAMGHLAEDGSELEEFNSCSDELILIGGFDGSSWLLGLDSYSPSQDQMESLTSMSAIRRYASAGRLNGEIYIFGGANDDVWYDTGIFVFSFNFSSISNC; the protein is encoded by the exons ATGGGTGCAGGAAGGAAGACACGGACACTCCACTTTAAGGAGAAATCAGTATCTCAAACGTCAGTTAATAGCAGTATAACAGCTAGGAATCTGAGGAAGAGTGATCTAGCTGGAGTAATATTTGGATGCAAGAATAATACAATCAGAGAATGTTTCTCAAAACAGTTGTTTG GAATACCAGGTTCACATTACCCCTATGTAAAGAAAATAGATCCTGGTTTACCATTGTTTTTATTCAACTACAGTGACAGGAAGCTTCATGGCATATTTGAGGCTACCAGTCATGGAGGATGGAATATTGATCCAAATGCCTGGACTGAAGATGGCTCAGGCATTACCCCATACTCTGCACAG GTTAGGATACGAGTCCAGATGCAGTGCCAGCCATTAGTGGAAGATCAGTTCAGTCCAATCATCGCAGAAAACTACTATAGACCAAACCTTTTTTGGTTTGAACTAGACCAGgaacaaacaaacaagtttaTCTCAAAATTCTCATCTTCACTGGTCATTGCAAGTACCAAGGATATGCACAACTGGAATTATCTGCCTTGTGATCCCAATGCGAGGCAAGAAAATGACTATATGgataaatttaatgattttaaagagAGCACCACGACCTCTAGCCTTCCTCTGAAACCATGGAGTGCCTTGTTTAAATTTGAAACTTGTCCCGATACAAGAGCAATGACCGAAAAGGAGAACGCTGAGTCATCCAATGTAAATCTTAcaaatctcgatacatccattgCAGATCATATTGGTGTTGAAACATGTATTGATTCTaccattaagaaaaaatcactgTCTGCTTTGTTTACAAAGAGCATTGATCCTGGCGCAAGCGAGATGACAGCAGAAGATAATAATGAATCATCTGATGCAAGCGTGGGCAACGTTGAAAATCTGGATGCCAATAAGTTAAGCATAACAACCTGCATGGCTACTGCTTTTCCAGAAAAACCATGGAGTACTTGGTGTGAAAGTGAAAACAGATCTGATGCAAGAGAGGTGATGGAAGTGGGTAGTGATGGAGAAAACTCTGAGGTAGATTCACAGGAAAGAAAGAACTCAGAAATGGAGTCTTTATATCTTCGTTCCGTGCTAGCCAAG TTATCTATTGAATTGGAAGATTTGAAATCATCTCAGTCAAGTCAAGTTCCAAAAATCAGTTATTTGGAGCATGAGCTG GTTGATTATGAATCATTCACTACTCTCTCAAAGCCTCTTCTAGAAGTCGATGCAAATTTATGTTCTGTGAAAATTCCATTTTTCTCCCCAAAACTTTCTTCAACATTGCTTCATTTTGGAGTTTTTGTGTTG GTTCAAtcaagaaatgaaattaaacaactAAAAGATCGGTGCAAGATGTTGGAGTATGTGTCCTTTCCAGCAATGGGTCATCTTGCAGAAGATGGGTCTGAGCTAGAAGAATTCAACTCTTGCAGTGATGAGTTGATACTAATAGGAGGGTTTGATGGTTCTTCATGGCTGTTGGGTTTGGACTCTTATTCTCCTTCACAGGACCAGATGGAATCTCTCACTTCAATGAGTGCCATACGCAGATATGCCTCAGCAGGAAGGTTAAATGGTGAAATCTATATATTTGGTGGTGCAAATGACGATGTCTGGTATGACACaggtatatttgttttttctttcaatttttcatccATTTCAAATTGCTGA
- the LOC133705484 gene encoding staphylococcal-like nuclease CAN2, with protein MGNALRFLCGHCCKPTEAGDSYSLGPHGVSAATVGVSALARDLLHFEITSQVPEGLGKHVVSSKKAQANWYRKLLEAWKEAKPPPKTPEEAARLVIQTLKRHQKADVEGLLAFYGLPLPHTLIQVSTGIPTSLPEGVKFEMPTLPVDAKAVADGDTITVYVGTTDPRESAYVPREVQTANVQRSKARAERNYGKADALHKKIVEAGYRVLNIQNQEILARKYRIRLRGIDAPESAMPYGKEAKEELANLVQGKCLRIFVYGEDRYGRCVGDIYCNGIFVQEIMLKKGLAWHYTAYDQRWELETWEKEARAKRVGLWASPNPEKPWEWRKDRREGR; from the exons ATGGGAAATGCCCTGAGATTCCTGTGTGGGCATTGTTGCAAACCAACGGAAGCAGGGGACTCTTATTCATTGGGACCACACGGTGTATCAGCAGCCACAGTCGGTGTTTCAGCTCTTGCCCGTGACTTGTTACACTTTGAAATCACCTCTCAG GTCCCAGAAGGACTTGGCAAGCATGTGGTTTCATCCAAGAAGGCTCAAGCTAACTG GTATAGAAAGTTGTTGGAGGCCTGGAAAGAAGCAAAACCCCCACCAAAAACTCCTGAAGAAGCTGCTAGGCTGGTTATTCAGACCTTGAAGAGACACCAAAAGGCAGATGTTGAG GGTTTATTGGCTTTCTATGGTCTCCCGCTTCCTCACACGCTTATTCAAGTTTCTACTGGGATCCCAACATCATTGCCTGAAGGGGTCAAGTTTGAGATGCCAACACTACCA GTGGATGCAAAAGCCGTAGCTGATGGAGACACCATTACAGTTTATGTTGGCACGACCGACCCCAGGGAGTCAGCTTATGTTCCAAGGGAGGTTCAAACGGCAAATGTTCAGAGATCTAAAGCTCGTGCAGAGAGGAACTATGGGAAGGCAGATGcgcttcataaaaaaattgttgaagcaGGATATCG GgtattaaatattcaaaatcagGAGATTCTTGCTCGAAAGTATCGCATTCGATTAAG GGGCATAGATGCACCTGAGAGTGCAATGCCATATGGGAAAGAGGCGAAAGAGGAGCTTGCTAATCTTGTTCAGGGCAAGTGTTTGAGAATCTTTGTTTATGGAGAAGATCGTTATGGCCGCTGTGTAGGTGATATATATTGCAATGGAATATTTGTACAG GAAATAATGCTCAAGAAGGGGCTCGCATGGCATTATACTGCTTATGATCAACGCTGGGAACTAGAAACA TGGGAAAAGGAGGCTCGAGCAAAGCGAGTAGGGTTATGGGCTTCACCAAATCCTGAGAAGCCATGGGAATGGAGAAAGGACAGACGCGAAGGCAGATAG
- the LOC133705874 gene encoding uncharacterized protein LOC133705874 — protein MESSVLLRSFQCNLLAQGQGLTVGRKLISYPSKRNLRLVSCVKTSEAPAIAKSDDGNKQGSLEKNSLRNATFPNGFEALVLEVCDETEIAELKLKVGDFEMHLKRNVGAAKAPLISSTPLPPIPTPPMEVSAAVSPSPSPSKSSVEKTTPFTNVSFGKSSKLAALEASGASGYVLVASPTVGSFRRNRTVKGKKQPPICKEGDVIKEGQVIGYLDQFGTELPVKSDVAGEVLKLLFNDGDAVGYGDPLIAVLPSFHGINT, from the exons ATGGAGTCCTCTGTTCTTCTTCGATCCTTCCAGT GTAACTTGCTCGCTCAAGGTCAAGGCTTGACTGTTGGCAGGAAACTGATATCTTATCCATCAAAGAGAAATCTAAGACTAGTATCCTGTGTAAAAACATCTGAAGCTCCTGCAATAGCCAAGAGTGATG ATGGCAATAAACAAGGGTCATTGGAGAAGAATTCTCTGCGAAATGCAACTTTTCCGAATGGATTTGAA GCACTGGTACTAGAGGTCTGTGATGAGACAGAGATTGCTGAGCTGAAACTGAAG GTCGGGGACTTTGAAATGCATCTGAAGCGGAACGTTGGGGCTGCGAAAGCTCCCTTGATATCATCAACACCACTACCACCTATTCCAACTCCACCAATGGAGGTATCAGCAGCTGTTTCTCCATCGCCATCGCCATCTAAATCCTCTGTCGAGAAAACCACTCCTTTTACAAATGTCTCCTTTGGGAAGTCATCTAAGTTGGCAGCATTAGAGGCTTCTGGAGCTAGTGGATATGTTCTAGTTGCTTCTCCAACT gttGGCTCATTCCGAAGGAACAGAACAGTGAAAGGAAAGAAGCAGCCTCCTATCTGTAAAGAG ggTGATGTGATCAAAGAAGGACAAGTGATAGGATATTTGGATCAATTTGGTACTGAACTTCCTGTTAAG TCTGATGTGGCGGGAGAAGTACTAAAGCTCCTCTTCAATGATGGAG ATGCAGTTGGGTATGGAGACCCTCTTATAGCTGTCTTGCCATCATTTCACGGAATCAACACCTGA
- the LOC133705650 gene encoding protein RETICULATA-RELATED 6, chloroplastic-like — MRPHTQRLFASTPPRHTCPSTPPSPPLRRLFPSKTISLAHRCHLSVPDSPCSSQTQTTTRRRQVLLTPLLALGVSILQSAASKAEVANKEPDSPPPPPPPPAAEKKAEEVISSRIYDATVIGEPMAVGKDKRKVWEKIMNGRIVYLGEAEQVPIKDDKELELEIVKNLKKQCDEREKSISLAMEAFPCDLQRLLNEYLDKRIDGETLKGYMTHWPPQGWQECEPMLSYCRDNGIRIVACGVPLKVLRTVQAEGIRGLSKADRKLYAPPAGSGFISGFSSISRRSTDMNAPKQSVPFGPSSYLSAQARVVEDHAMSQIIMQAVIDGGANGLLVVVTGASHVMYGSRGTGLPARISKKTQKKNQVVILLDPERQFIRREGEVPVGDFLWYSAARPCNRNCFDRAEIARVMNAAGRRRDALPQDLQKGLDLGLVSPEVLQNFFDLEQYPIIKELTHRFQGFRERLLADPKFLHRLAIEEAISITTTLLAQYERRKENFFEELDYVITDTVRGIVVDFFTVWLPAPTLSFLSYADDTAAPDSVDALKGLLKSIPDNAFQKNLVGKDWNISHRVASVIVGGVKLSSVGFISSIGAVAASNLLYAIRELINPALVTDQRTKRSPILKTAAIYGCFLGTSANLRYQIIAGIVEHRISDEFSSQTLLVNMLSFIVRTINSYWGTQQWVDLARVSGLQSQKSEPPSYQTLDSPSNAAIGCNTLEDTNIDEINNQ; from the exons atgaggccCCACACGCAACGACTCTTTGCCTCTACACCACCACGGCACACTTGTCCCTCCACTCCACCCTCACCACCTCTCCGCCGCCTCTTTCCCTCCAAAACAATTTCCCTTGCACACCGCTGCCACCTCAGCGTCCCCGATTCTCCATGCTCCAGTCAAACTCAAACCACCACCAGACGCCGCCAGGTGTTGCTCACTCCTCTCCTCGCTCTCGGCGTTTCAATCCTCCAATCCGCCGCCTCCAAAGCCGAGGTAGCCAACAAAGAACCGGATTCTCCGCCTCCTCCGCCTCCGCCACCGGCGGCGGAGAAGAAGGCGGAGGAGGTGATAAGTTCGAGGATTTATGACGCGACGGTGATCGGGGAGCCGATGGCTGTCGGGAAGGATAAGCGAAAAGTGTGGGAGAAGATAATGAATGGTAGGATTGTGTATTTAGGAGAAGCAGAGCAAGTGCCTATAAAAGATGATAAAGAGTTGGAGCTTGAGATTGTtaagaatttgaaaaaacagTGCGATGAGAGGGAGAAATCAATTTCTCTTGCCATGGAAGCCTTCCCTTGTGACTTGCAGCGCCTGCTAAATGAATACTTGGATAAAAG GATAGATGGAGAGACATTGAAGGGTTACATGACGCACTGGCCGCCGCAAGGATGGCAGGAGTGTGAGCCTATGTTGAGTTATTGTCGTGATAATGGAATTAGAATTGTTGCTTGTGGTGTTCCGCTTAAG GTTCTGAGGACTGTGCAAGCCGAGGGTATTCGTGGGCTTTCTAAGGCTGATCGTAAACTGTATGCTCCTCCAGCTGGTTCAGGCTTCATCTCAGGATTCTCATCTATCTCACGTAGATCAACTGATATGAATGCTCCAAAGCAATCTGTTCCATTTGGACCTAGCTCGTACTTATCTGCACAAGCAAGAGTAGTCGAGGATCATGCCATGTCTCAAATTATCATGCAAGCAGTTATAGATGGAGGAGCCAATGGTTTGCTAGTAGTGGTGACAGGTGCAAGCCATGTAATGTATGGATCCAGAGGGACAGGTTTGCCAGCAAGAATTTCAAAGAAGACACAGAAGAAAAACCAAGTTGTTATATTACTTGATCCTGAAAGACAGTTCATACGAAGAGAGGGGGAAGTCCCCGTCGGTGATTTCTTGTGGTATTCTGCTGCCAGACCTTGCAATCGGAATTGCTTTGATCGTGCTGAAATTGCTCGAGTGATGAATGCAGCTGGGAGGAGGCGAGATGCCCTGCCTCAG GACCTTCAAAAGGGACTTGATCTTGGTTTGGTATCGCCAGAAGTACTGCAGAATTTCTTTGATCTGGAGCAATATCCTATTATTAAGGAACTCACTCATCGTTTCCAG GGTTTCAGGGAAAGGCTGTTGGCAGATCCCAAATTCTTGCATAGATTAGCTATAGAAGAGGCAATCTCAATCACCACTACTCTCTTGGCGCAGTATGAGAGGCGAAAAGAAAATTTCTTTGAAGAGCTTGACTATGTAATTACAGATACTGTCAGGGGAAtagttgttgatttttttactgtGTGGCTTCCTGCCCCAACTTTGTCATTCCTTTCTTATGCTGATGACACAGCGGCCCCTGACAGTGTGGATGCTTTAAAAGGTCTCCTTAAGTCCATCCCAGATAATGCATTTCAAAAGAATCTTGTAGGGAAGGACTGGAATATCAGTCACAGAGTAGCATCTGTCATTGTTGGTGGTGTGAAACTTTCTAGTGTTGGATTTATTTCCAGTATTGGGGCTGTTGCTGCCTCAAATCTTTTGTATGCAATTCGCGAACTCATCAATCCAGCATTGGTTACTGATCAACGAACTAAAAGATCACCAATACTCAAAACAGCAGCTATCTATGGATGCTTTCTTGGAACATCAGCCAATCTGCGGTACCAG ATAATTGCTGGAATTGTTGAGCATCGAATCTCTGATGAATTTTCTTCTCAAACTCTTCTTGTAAATATGCTGTCATTTATTGTTCGGACAATTAACTCCTATTGGGGAACTCAG CAATGGGTCGACCTTGCACGCGTTTCAGGACTGCAAAGTCAGAAGAGTGAACCACCCTCTTATCAGACACTGGATTCTCCGAGTAATGCTGCAATTGGATGTAATACCTTGGAAGATACCAATATTGATGAAATCAACAATCAATGA
- the LOC133705651 gene encoding arogenate dehydrogenase 1, chloroplastic-like translates to MAVSSSSSSSPSRNLKIGIVGFGPFAQFLAKIMIKQGHTLRATSRSDHSSLCQDLGISFFRDTGTFLEANNDVILICTSILSLSKVLNTMPLHCLKRSPLFVDVLSVKEYPRDILLKVLPEELDVLCTHPMFGPESGKNGWKDLAFMYERVRIKDEATCSSFLRIFETEGCRMLEMSCEEHDMVAARSQFLTHTIGRILSEMEVKPTSMSTKGFETLIHLKESTMKDSSDLFSGLFVYNRFAKQELKNLELSLEKVKQMLQDKMTEEQNLNESKF, encoded by the exons ATGGCtgtttcatcatcttcttcttcttcgcctTCCAGAAATCTGAAAATAGGTATAGTGGGCTTTGGCCCCTTTGCACAGTTCCTGGCAAAGATCATGATCAAACAAGGGCATACTTTACGGGCAACTTCTCGTTCCGATCATTCTTCCCTCTGCCAAGATTTGGGCATCTCATTCTTCAG GGACACGGGCACATTTCTTGAAGCAAATAATGATGTCATTTTGATTTGTACATCAATCCTATCCCTATCGAAGGTTCTCAATACAATGCCACTACATTGCCTGAAACGGTCACCTCTCTTTGTGGATGTTCTCTCAGTCAAAGAGTACCCGAGAGATATTCTATTGAAA GTACTGCCAGAGGAATTGGACGTGTTGTGCACTCATCCAATGTTCGGGCCGGAGAGTGGGAAAAATGGATGGAAAGATCTTGCTTTTATGTATGAAAGAGTTCGGATAAAGGACGAAGCTACGTGCTCAAGTTTTCTACGAATTTTCGAAACTGAG GGTTGTAGAATGCTGGAAATGTCTTGTGAAGAACATGATATGGTCGCTGCACGGAGTCAATTTCTTACTCACACAATTGGGAG GATTTTATCGGAAATGGAGGTCAAGCCCACATCTATGAGCACAAAAGGTTTTGAGACACTGATTCATCTG AAAGAGAGCACCATGAAAGACAGCTCTGATCTGTTTAGTGGCTTATTCGTCTATAATAGATTTGCCAAACAAGAG CTGAAGAACCTAGAACTTTCCTTAGAAAAGGTTAAGCAAATGCTACAAGACAAGATGACCGAAGAGCAGAATCTGAATGAGTCTAAGTTTTGA
- the LOC133705485 gene encoding uncharacterized protein LOC133705485: protein MENSSLILDGQKRVPLGLVVSDCAKRWFQDTLKEAKTGDITMQVLVGQMYFNGYGVPKDVEKGSDWMSRASKRRMSVWKVSDKRPGYNASDSDSDEVEDDRK, encoded by the exons ATGGAAAATAGTTCTCTTATTTTGGATGGCCAAAAACGGGTGCCCTTAGGTCTGGTTGTATCTGATTGTGCTAAAAGATGGTTTCAAGATACATTAAAGGAAGCAAAGACTGGTGATATTACCATGCAAGTTCTTGTGGGTCAGATGTATTTTAATGGCTATGGTGTCCCTAAAGATGTTGAAAag GGAAGTGATTGGATGAGTAGAGCTTCGAAACGTCGAATGTCGGTGTGGAAAGTAAGCGATAAACGTCCAG GTTATAATGCAAGTGACTCAGATTCAGATGAAGTGGAGGATGACAGGAAATAA